In Leptodesmis sichuanensis A121, the following are encoded in one genomic region:
- the panD gene encoding aspartate 1-decarboxylase: protein MQRTFLLSKIHQCVLTSANLNYVGSISVDEILLHAAGILPYEQVQVVNVSNGERLITYAIAAPAGSGEIQLNGAAARLGMAGDRLIIMTYAQLTPEELQTYSPTVVLVDDHNRLVKVHRYSDLLEEANLVNNVRA, encoded by the coding sequence ATGCAACGTACCTTCCTTCTATCCAAAATTCATCAGTGTGTTCTCACCTCTGCCAACCTCAATTATGTGGGGAGCATCAGTGTCGATGAGATTCTGTTGCACGCAGCGGGAATCCTACCTTATGAGCAAGTGCAAGTTGTCAATGTTTCCAATGGGGAGCGGTTGATCACTTACGCGATCGCGGCTCCGGCTGGCTCTGGAGAAATCCAACTCAACGGTGCAGCAGCTCGTTTGGGAATGGCAGGCGATCGCCTGATTATCATGACCTATGCTCAACTCACCCCGGAAGAATTACAAACCTATTCTCCAACTGTTGTGCTGGTTGATGATCACAATCGCCTGGTGAAAGTGCATCGCTACTCAGACCTTTTAGAAGAGGCCAACTTAGTCAACAATGTCAGAGCTTGA